A section of the Spirosoma pollinicola genome encodes:
- a CDS encoding RelA/SpoT family protein, with the protein MMNAIEHQAGQSSDTDEPVIDLELERLEILKRYRRLLRAAKPMLKGNDAKLIKKAFNTSAEAHKNMRRRSGEPYIYHPLAVAQIAVEEIGLGTTSIVAALLHDVVEDTDTTIDDIDRAFGPKVAKIIDGLTKISGYFEYGTSQQAENFRKMLLTLSDDVRVILIKLADRLHNMRTLDSMPRDKQLKIASETIYIYAPLAHRLGLYSIKSELEDLYLKHVEPEAYKDISKKLRDTRLARDRFISRFIEPIEKDLAETGIKYLIKGRPKSIYSIWTKLNKSKKPFEEIYDLFAVRIILDVPQDEEKAACWRAYSIVTDHYKPNPDRLKDWISTPRTNGYESLHTTVMSRLGQWVEVQIRTERMNEIAEKGYAAHWKYKGNDTHTGAGIEAWISQVRDMIESAGKGDKKAAIEFVDDFRSNLYSEEVFVFTPKGDLQVLQRGATALDFAFDIHTQIGARCMAAKVNNTLVPLSYVLQNGDQVEVITSNRQKPNEDWLRFVVTSKARTKIKDLIKEDNKRFVTDGRELVNKKLKVLRMEMTNEVINQLRAYFGSKTTDDFFYRVGKGHIDVGELKKFKSDKEAKENRTHKLNTDALPDAKAFVKELKKMHGERADADMLLIGEDMDKIDYTLSKCCNPISGDDVFGFVTINDGIKIHRVTCPNAVELMSNHGNRIIKAKWTSQKELAFLAGLRITGTDRVGLINDVTRVISNELHINMRSVAIDSKDGIFEGNIRLYVHDTSHLETLMQKLERVQGVFEIVRFDS; encoded by the coding sequence ATGATGAATGCCATCGAGCATCAAGCTGGACAATCCTCCGACACTGACGAACCGGTTATTGACCTGGAATTAGAGCGGCTGGAAATCCTTAAACGCTACCGTCGATTATTAAGGGCGGCAAAACCAATGTTGAAGGGCAATGACGCTAAATTGATAAAGAAAGCGTTCAACACATCGGCCGAAGCACACAAGAATATGCGTCGGCGGTCGGGAGAACCGTACATTTATCATCCGCTGGCAGTTGCCCAGATTGCCGTTGAAGAAATTGGATTAGGTACAACCAGTATCGTTGCCGCTCTACTTCACGATGTTGTTGAAGACACCGATACAACCATTGACGATATTGACCGGGCGTTTGGCCCGAAAGTGGCCAAGATCATTGATGGTCTGACGAAGATTTCGGGTTACTTTGAATACGGAACCTCGCAACAGGCCGAGAACTTCCGCAAGATGCTTCTGACACTGTCAGACGATGTTCGTGTAATCCTGATTAAACTCGCCGATCGCTTGCACAACATGCGTACGCTGGACTCCATGCCCCGCGACAAGCAGTTGAAAATCGCGTCGGAAACGATTTATATCTATGCGCCACTTGCCCACCGATTAGGCTTGTACAGCATTAAATCGGAGCTGGAGGATTTATACCTGAAACACGTCGAGCCGGAAGCCTATAAAGATATATCAAAAAAACTACGGGACACCCGTCTGGCCCGCGACCGTTTCATCAGTCGTTTTATCGAACCAATTGAAAAAGACCTCGCCGAGACAGGTATCAAATACTTGATCAAAGGGCGGCCGAAGTCTATTTATTCTATCTGGACGAAACTGAACAAATCAAAAAAACCGTTCGAGGAAATTTATGATTTGTTTGCCGTTCGGATTATTCTGGACGTGCCTCAGGATGAGGAAAAAGCGGCCTGCTGGCGTGCCTATTCCATCGTAACGGATCACTACAAACCTAATCCCGACCGTCTGAAAGACTGGATCAGTACTCCCCGAACCAATGGCTATGAATCGCTCCATACGACGGTTATGAGCCGATTGGGCCAATGGGTAGAAGTCCAGATACGGACCGAGCGGATGAACGAAATTGCGGAGAAAGGCTACGCGGCTCACTGGAAATATAAGGGTAACGATACCCATACTGGTGCGGGTATTGAAGCCTGGATCAGCCAGGTTCGCGACATGATTGAGTCGGCGGGTAAGGGCGACAAAAAAGCAGCTATTGAGTTTGTTGATGATTTCCGGAGCAATCTGTATAGCGAAGAAGTCTTTGTCTTCACTCCCAAAGGCGATTTACAGGTGTTGCAGCGTGGTGCTACAGCCCTCGATTTCGCCTTTGATATTCACACCCAGATTGGCGCACGCTGTATGGCGGCCAAGGTTAACAACACCCTGGTGCCCCTGAGTTATGTGCTCCAAAATGGCGATCAGGTAGAGGTGATTACCTCAAACCGGCAAAAGCCCAATGAAGACTGGCTGCGGTTTGTCGTTACGTCGAAGGCCAGAACCAAGATCAAGGATTTAATTAAGGAAGATAATAAGCGGTTCGTGACCGATGGTCGCGAGTTGGTCAACAAAAAATTAAAGGTGCTTCGAATGGAAATGACCAACGAGGTCATCAACCAGTTACGCGCTTATTTTGGCTCGAAAACCACCGACGATTTTTTCTACCGGGTCGGTAAAGGGCACATAGACGTTGGCGAACTGAAGAAATTTAAATCCGACAAAGAAGCCAAAGAAAACCGCACTCACAAGCTCAATACCGATGCCCTGCCTGACGCCAAGGCGTTTGTAAAGGAGCTGAAGAAAATGCACGGCGAGCGAGCCGATGCCGATATGCTCCTTATTGGGGAGGACATGGACAAAATTGATTACACGCTGTCTAAATGTTGCAATCCAATTTCGGGCGACGACGTTTTTGGCTTCGTTACGATCAACGATGGCATCAAAATTCACCGGGTAACCTGTCCAAACGCCGTTGAGCTGATGTCGAATCATGGCAACCGCATTATCAAAGCGAAATGGACCTCTCAGAAAGAACTTGCCTTTCTGGCAGGACTTCGCATTACGGGAACGGATCGCGTTGGTTTGATAAACGATGTGACACGGGTTATCAGCAATGAACTGCACATTAACATGCGTTCTGTGGCGATTGACTCGAAAGACGGTATCTTTGAAGGAAATATTCGACTTTATGTCCACGATACCAGCCACCTTGAAACCCTGATGCAGAAACTCGAACGCGTTCAGGGAGTGTTTGAGATCGTACGGTTTGATTCTTAA
- a CDS encoding dienelactone hydrolase family protein: MATQRSQASAVDSKKKQRQELYQLLGKLPDRHRPIAVEIVSTQETDELIIEKLLLDINGLERVPAYFTKPKNKSGKLPVVLFNHSHFGQYEVGKEEFVRGRPEMQKPPYALALARAGYAGLCIDSWCFGERQERKETDTFKDMIWHGQVLWGMMVYDNLRALDYLETRSDVDTKRIATMGMSMGSTMAWWLAALDERIKICVDLCCLTDYQELIKTKGLDLHGIYYYVPDLLNHFTTSQINGLISPRPHFGLAGRFDPLTPLPGLTKIDQALKEIYKKDGAPDAWQLRIYDVGHRETEAMRTDIMAFYRKWL, translated from the coding sequence ATGGCTACTCAACGTTCGCAGGCATCAGCAGTCGATAGTAAGAAAAAACAACGACAGGAGCTGTATCAGTTATTAGGGAAATTGCCTGATCGACATCGACCGATAGCGGTTGAAATAGTTTCCACTCAGGAAACCGATGAGTTGATCATCGAAAAACTCCTTTTAGATATCAATGGGTTGGAGCGGGTTCCGGCCTACTTCACAAAGCCTAAAAATAAATCCGGCAAACTACCTGTCGTTTTGTTCAATCACTCGCATTTCGGGCAATACGAAGTAGGAAAAGAAGAGTTTGTACGAGGAAGGCCCGAAATGCAGAAACCACCCTATGCGCTGGCGTTGGCCCGAGCGGGTTATGCTGGCTTATGCATAGACAGTTGGTGCTTCGGCGAACGGCAGGAACGAAAGGAAACAGATACGTTTAAAGACATGATCTGGCATGGACAAGTACTTTGGGGCATGATGGTCTACGACAATTTGCGGGCGCTGGACTACCTGGAAACCCGATCCGATGTCGACACTAAACGGATAGCTACTATGGGTATGTCGATGGGAAGTACGATGGCGTGGTGGCTGGCTGCTCTGGACGAACGGATCAAGATATGCGTTGACCTTTGCTGCCTGACTGATTATCAAGAACTTATTAAGACCAAAGGACTTGACTTACATGGTATCTACTATTATGTGCCCGACTTATTGAACCACTTTACCACCTCACAAATTAACGGTCTTATTTCCCCTCGCCCTCATTTTGGTTTAGCGGGCCGGTTTGATCCATTAACACCTTTGCCCGGACTCACAAAAATTGATCAGGCATTAAAAGAAATCTACAAAAAAGATGGAGCGCCAGATGCCTGGCAGTTACGGATTTACGATGTTGGTCATCGGGAAACAGAAGCCATGCGGACCGATATAATGGCATTTTATAGAAAATGGCTTTAA
- a CDS encoding adenylosuccinate synthase translates to MIDVLLGLQWGDEGKGKIVDVLAPQYQVVARFQGGPNAGHTLEFNGFKHVLHQIPSGIFRNDILNIIGNGVVLDPIVFKKEIDGLAKYNLALTENRPTARLQISRKASIILPTHRLLDAAYEQAKGESKIGSTLRGIGPTYQDKVARLGLRVGDIELPSFTEKYAKLVAVHKVILDQNNFDYASVLPQAEAEFFAAVEFMKQFQISDSEYAINEAISSGKKILAEGAQGSLLDIDFGSYPFVTSSSTMAAGACTGLGVAPRKIGEVFGIFKAYCTRVGSGPFPTELSDETGELIRKEGREFGATTGRPRRCGWLDLPALKYAIMINGVTQLVMMKVDVLNIFDEIKVCTHYKLADGTLTEQMPYDLCDTDVTPVYKSFKGWQTDLTDIRSFVDVPSELADYVYFLEDTLGLPINYISTSPDREAIIHRQAVIA, encoded by the coding sequence ATGATCGATGTTTTATTAGGCCTCCAGTGGGGCGACGAAGGGAAAGGTAAAATTGTGGACGTACTGGCTCCGCAATATCAGGTTGTAGCCCGCTTTCAGGGTGGCCCCAATGCCGGGCACACACTCGAATTCAACGGGTTCAAGCACGTGCTGCACCAGATTCCATCCGGCATTTTCCGGAACGATATCCTCAACATCATTGGTAATGGCGTAGTGCTTGACCCCATCGTGTTTAAAAAAGAAATTGACGGACTGGCGAAGTATAATCTCGCTTTAACAGAGAACCGTCCGACGGCCCGGCTACAGATTTCTCGCAAGGCCTCTATCATTCTCCCAACACACCGACTCCTGGATGCCGCTTACGAACAGGCAAAGGGCGAATCGAAAATTGGCTCGACGCTCCGGGGTATCGGACCTACGTATCAGGATAAAGTGGCACGACTGGGTTTGCGTGTCGGTGATATTGAGTTACCCAGCTTTACAGAAAAATACGCCAAATTAGTGGCTGTCCATAAAGTTATTCTGGATCAAAATAACTTCGACTACGCATCGGTGCTGCCCCAGGCAGAAGCCGAATTCTTCGCTGCCGTCGAGTTCATGAAGCAATTCCAGATTTCCGACAGCGAATATGCCATAAACGAAGCCATCAGCAGCGGCAAGAAAATTCTGGCCGAAGGGGCGCAGGGTTCACTTCTTGACATTGATTTTGGCTCATATCCTTTTGTAACATCCTCCAGCACAATGGCGGCCGGTGCCTGCACTGGTTTAGGGGTGGCACCTCGTAAAATTGGTGAGGTATTCGGCATTTTCAAAGCCTACTGTACCCGCGTGGGCAGTGGCCCCTTCCCTACCGAATTGTCCGATGAAACAGGCGAACTTATCCGGAAAGAAGGCCGCGAATTTGGCGCCACCACCGGACGTCCGCGTCGGTGTGGCTGGCTGGATTTACCGGCATTGAAATACGCGATCATGATTAACGGCGTTACGCAATTGGTGATGATGAAAGTCGATGTGCTGAATATATTCGATGAGATCAAGGTGTGTACACACTATAAACTTGCCGATGGCACCCTAACCGAACAGATGCCCTATGACCTTTGCGATACTGACGTAACGCCCGTTTACAAATCGTTTAAAGGCTGGCAAACGGATTTAACTGACATTCGCTCGTTTGTTGACGTACCAAGTGAATTAGCCGATTATGTCTACTTCCTGGAAGACACGCTGGGTTTGCCAATTAATTACATCTCGACAAGCCCCGACCGGGAAGCCATTATTCACCGGCAGGCTGTGATTGCTTAA
- a CDS encoding PhzF family phenazine biosynthesis protein, whose protein sequence is MQMKEIKFYIVDVFANTKYEGNQLAVFLDVDNQLSDNQMQQISLEINFAETTFIKEIQGNHRFVVRIFTPEHEVPFAGHPSLGTSYIISKFILPDPPKELTLALAHADIDIAILEPDNLDESIIFMRQAQPEFGHVFTKEEISLELGIKLEDIDTALPIQEVSTGLPYIIVPLKNLTAIDNLSLTYEPFKEFLLARNKYKTNSHTGHSTSLFFFTKEGYEPDSSYNTRMLLIENNKLSEDAATGSANGCFLAYLLRYESTPIKATVEQGFQLGRKSYIYLDGTLIDETFQINVGGRIKLISEGTWYV, encoded by the coding sequence ATGCAAATGAAGGAAATCAAATTTTACATCGTTGATGTATTTGCTAATACTAAATATGAAGGGAATCAGCTAGCTGTTTTTTTGGATGTAGACAACCAACTTTCGGACAACCAGATGCAGCAAATTTCGCTGGAAATAAACTTTGCTGAAACTACATTCATAAAAGAAATTCAGGGCAATCATCGGTTCGTGGTTCGCATATTTACGCCCGAACATGAAGTCCCCTTTGCGGGGCATCCTTCGCTGGGAACGAGCTATATCATTTCAAAATTTATACTTCCCGACCCTCCAAAAGAATTAACCCTGGCACTGGCCCATGCTGATATTGACATAGCCATTTTAGAGCCAGATAACCTGGATGAAAGTATTATTTTCATGCGCCAGGCGCAACCTGAGTTTGGCCATGTATTCACAAAAGAAGAGATTTCCCTGGAGCTAGGAATTAAGCTCGAAGATATTGATACTGCCCTTCCCATTCAGGAAGTAAGCACGGGACTTCCCTATATCATTGTTCCACTTAAAAATCTGACCGCGATTGATAATCTTTCCCTCACCTACGAGCCATTTAAAGAATTTTTGTTAGCTCGAAATAAGTATAAAACAAATAGCCATACAGGCCATTCAACGTCCCTGTTTTTCTTTACGAAAGAAGGGTACGAGCCTGACAGTTCATACAACACGAGAATGTTGCTGATCGAAAACAATAAACTGTCAGAAGATGCCGCGACGGGTAGTGCAAATGGTTGCTTCCTGGCCTACCTTTTACGGTATGAAAGCACCCCAATAAAAGCAACCGTTGAACAGGGATTCCAGCTCGGCCGTAAATCATACATTTATCTTGATGGAACCCTAATAGACGAAACCTTCCAGATAAATGTAGGCGGGCGCATCAAACTGATTTCAGAAGGAACCTGGTATGTGTAG
- a CDS encoding AMP-dependent synthetase/ligase, which translates to MNEPNLLFECLTYQLQNFPLDDMLCAREANQWRKYSTQEVSKLVDQLSAGLLALGLNEGDRTDEGRDKIAILSANRPEWMLVDMAIQQIGAVSVPIYPTINPTELQFILQDAAVKLIFIGDETLAKKVAAIQRELPDLKNLFTFDQVPTTQHWRELLVDYTPVVQAQLTQQRRAITPNDLATILYTSGTTGTPKGVMLSHHNLLSNVFSSSLLLKEVGIQGKRALSFLPLNHAFERMATYCYFYCGTSIYYAESMDTIGENLRDVQPTLFTTVPRLLEKVYEGIIAKGSELTGIKRRLFFWALKLGERFDLNAPQSISYKLQLAVANRLVFSKWRDALGGQIRAIITGAAACQVRLLKIFGAAQLVVMEGYGLTEASPIISGNRHSDANRMFGTVGPPLNDVQVAFADDGEILCKGPNVMMGYYKRPDLTAETVIDGWLHTGDIGTLVDGKFLKITDRKKELFKTSGGKYVAPQPIENKMVESRWIEQIMVVGEGEKFVGALIVPAFQALQEWYTHQGKAYPDNATVIADESILALFTKEIDHYNAFFNHVEQVKKFALLPNEWTIEKGELTPTLKLKRKVIREKYKDQITGIYSS; encoded by the coding sequence ATGAACGAACCGAATCTGTTATTTGAGTGCCTGACGTACCAATTACAAAACTTCCCGCTAGATGATATGCTCTGCGCACGGGAAGCCAATCAATGGCGAAAATATAGTACGCAGGAAGTTAGCAAACTGGTTGATCAGCTAAGTGCTGGCTTGCTTGCGCTAGGACTAAACGAAGGTGATCGAACCGACGAAGGCCGGGATAAAATTGCCATTTTGAGTGCTAATAGGCCCGAGTGGATGCTGGTGGATATGGCGATCCAACAGATTGGCGCCGTTTCTGTGCCCATCTACCCAACGATAAATCCGACAGAACTGCAATTCATTTTACAGGATGCAGCCGTTAAACTGATCTTTATCGGCGATGAAACCCTGGCAAAAAAAGTAGCTGCCATTCAACGTGAATTGCCCGACTTAAAAAACCTTTTCACCTTCGACCAGGTACCAACCACTCAACATTGGCGGGAGTTACTCGTTGACTATACCCCGGTGGTTCAGGCTCAACTTACTCAGCAACGACGGGCAATAACGCCCAATGATCTGGCAACTATCCTGTACACCTCTGGCACAACAGGAACACCAAAGGGAGTTATGCTGTCGCATCATAACCTGCTCAGCAACGTATTTAGTAGTTCCCTTTTGCTCAAGGAAGTCGGGATTCAGGGTAAACGAGCACTTAGTTTTTTGCCGCTGAACCACGCGTTCGAGCGTATGGCTACCTATTGTTATTTTTACTGCGGAACCTCTATCTACTACGCCGAGAGTATGGACACGATAGGCGAAAACCTCCGCGACGTTCAACCGACGCTCTTTACTACAGTGCCCCGCTTACTCGAAAAAGTGTATGAAGGCATCATCGCCAAAGGTTCTGAGCTGACTGGCATAAAACGACGGTTGTTCTTCTGGGCGCTAAAACTGGGCGAACGTTTTGACCTCAACGCACCCCAATCAATAAGTTACAAACTTCAGTTGGCCGTGGCCAATCGACTCGTTTTCAGCAAATGGCGGGATGCGTTGGGCGGTCAAATCCGCGCCATTATAACGGGGGCGGCAGCCTGTCAGGTGCGCTTGCTTAAAATCTTCGGCGCAGCTCAGCTTGTTGTTATGGAAGGCTATGGCCTGACAGAAGCGTCGCCTATCATCAGCGGAAACCGGCACAGCGACGCAAACCGGATGTTCGGCACGGTAGGGCCACCTCTCAACGATGTTCAGGTGGCGTTTGCCGACGATGGCGAAATACTTTGTAAAGGCCCCAACGTCATGATGGGCTACTACAAACGGCCCGATCTAACCGCGGAAACTGTCATCGACGGCTGGTTGCATACGGGCGACATCGGGACATTGGTGGATGGCAAATTCCTGAAAATCACCGACCGCAAAAAAGAGCTATTCAAAACCAGTGGTGGCAAATATGTAGCGCCCCAGCCCATCGAAAACAAGATGGTTGAGAGCCGCTGGATTGAGCAGATTATGGTGGTGGGCGAAGGCGAAAAGTTTGTGGGTGCCCTGATTGTACCCGCTTTTCAGGCACTCCAGGAATGGTACACGCATCAGGGGAAAGCCTATCCCGACAATGCCACGGTTATTGCCGACGAGTCCATTCTGGCACTTTTCACCAAAGAAATCGACCATTATAACGCGTTTTTCAATCACGTCGAGCAGGTGAAAAAGTTTGCCCTGTTACCCAACGAGTGGACGATTGAGAAAGGCGAACTGACACCAACGCTCAAGTTGAAGCGAAAAGTGATTCGGGAAAAATATAAAGACCAGATCACTGGTATCTATTCGAGTTAG
- a CDS encoding Fur family transcriptional regulator, protein MPAPTQTNLESAQLIFRAYLERKGLRKTPERFAILEEIYNRQDHFDVDELYISMKNKKYRVSRATVYNTLDVLVDCDLVTKHQFGRNLAQYEKSYGFRQHDHLICTDCHKVMEFCDPRVQNIQNMVGDMLKFNVMHHSLIFYGSCARDVCENRQITEKNAQGRSVDTVQIPVEG, encoded by the coding sequence ATGCCTGCTCCGACGCAAACAAATTTAGAATCTGCTCAATTAATTTTTCGAGCCTATCTGGAACGGAAGGGACTTCGAAAAACTCCTGAGCGATTTGCCATACTCGAAGAGATTTATAACCGGCAAGACCACTTCGATGTGGACGAGTTATACATCTCGATGAAAAACAAAAAGTACCGGGTTAGCCGGGCAACCGTCTATAATACCCTGGACGTGCTGGTTGACTGCGATCTGGTTACAAAACATCAGTTTGGCCGTAACCTGGCTCAGTATGAAAAGTCGTATGGCTTTCGTCAGCACGACCACCTGATCTGCACGGATTGCCATAAGGTGATGGAGTTCTGCGACCCGCGCGTCCAGAATATTCAGAACATGGTTGGTGATATGTTGAAGTTCAACGTTATGCACCATTCGCTGATTTTCTACGGCTCCTGTGCCCGTGATGTCTGCGAGAATCGCCAGATAACGGAAAAAAATGCACAGGGGCGGTCCGTCGATACGGTACAGATTCCGGTAGAAGGATAG
- a CDS encoding AAA family ATPase produces the protein MEPTNNPDFHHGYTSGVEGVNRETYEGYLSSQINTDWLTERIGEKRTEVAAINQQLTEATEANRAAFSSLQTHTLQVERLAKQVGQREADRQGLEADRDNLRERRTKASPDYSLFAGLLFLVAGISFLAGDLIISHEIVAYALNIRNTNEAWAFAVGLAMVSILLKPAYDRLIEKPYQEDPVKNGRKYGQFKMALAVFAVITLAVLGWFRYEAYRTDQLKSAINKSVRQLQLNTDPTAATQVLSPSTINKIEKQLSESSELNLALVNSPWALLSFVLSGILFALAGAVCLGIALPVISAFWFRWLQADIKLWKLRRRLKRLNNEIAPLEAELAEQLTQQNVLQHNLDLLPDLNELKEQRQTIMAELNELLAELKLAQTDSRISNFNDGYGQGEATRTVLSEDEQRQLRKEMLTLQNGNRNRTNETRPAGTPAVNGANGKAPLRPHQTIRKFLSDEL, from the coding sequence ATGGAACCAACAAACAACCCAGACTTTCATCACGGCTATACGAGTGGTGTGGAAGGCGTGAACCGGGAAACATACGAAGGCTACCTCTCAAGTCAGATCAATACCGACTGGCTAACGGAGCGAATTGGTGAAAAACGGACCGAAGTTGCGGCCATTAATCAGCAACTCACCGAAGCAACCGAAGCGAATCGGGCGGCTTTTTCCTCGCTACAAACGCATACCCTACAGGTTGAACGGTTGGCCAAACAGGTAGGTCAGCGCGAAGCCGACCGGCAGGGGTTAGAAGCGGACCGCGATAATTTACGGGAGCGCCGAACCAAAGCATCACCTGATTATTCACTCTTTGCCGGATTACTGTTTTTGGTGGCCGGGATTTCGTTTCTGGCCGGTGACCTGATTATCTCGCACGAGATTGTGGCTTATGCGCTTAACATCCGTAACACTAACGAAGCCTGGGCGTTTGCCGTTGGTTTGGCGATGGTGTCGATTCTGCTGAAACCAGCCTACGACCGGCTCATCGAAAAACCCTATCAGGAAGATCCCGTGAAAAACGGGCGCAAATATGGCCAGTTTAAAATGGCTCTGGCGGTATTTGCAGTTATTACCCTAGCCGTTTTAGGCTGGTTCCGGTATGAAGCCTACCGCACCGACCAGCTCAAATCGGCAATCAACAAGTCCGTCCGTCAGCTCCAACTCAACACCGATCCAACAGCCGCGACGCAGGTATTAAGCCCATCGACGATCAATAAAATAGAGAAGCAACTAAGCGAATCGAGCGAGTTGAATCTGGCGCTGGTAAACAGCCCCTGGGCGCTCCTATCGTTTGTGTTGAGCGGCATTTTGTTTGCTTTGGCAGGGGCTGTTTGCCTTGGCATAGCTTTGCCGGTTATTTCGGCTTTTTGGTTCCGGTGGTTGCAGGCCGACATTAAACTCTGGAAATTGCGCCGTCGTTTAAAACGTCTTAACAACGAAATAGCCCCCCTGGAAGCCGAGCTAGCGGAACAACTTACTCAACAGAACGTACTACAACACAACCTCGATCTGCTACCCGACCTGAACGAGTTAAAAGAGCAGCGTCAAACGATCATGGCCGAACTCAATGAACTCCTGGCCGAATTGAAACTTGCTCAAACCGATAGCCGCATCAGCAATTTCAACGACGGGTATGGTCAGGGAGAAGCTACAAGGACAGTTTTAAGCGAAGACGAACAGCGGCAACTTCGCAAGGAAATGCTGACCCTTCAGAACGGCAATCGCAACCGGACGAATGAAACTCGCCCAGCCGGCACACCAGCGGTTAATGGAGCAAACGGCAAGGCCCCCTTGCGCCCTCATCAAACAATACGAAAGTTTCTTTCTGACGAATTGTAG